A single region of the Mycobacterium lentiflavum genome encodes:
- a CDS encoding acyltransferase family protein, with protein sequence MKLGQVFDPRSNALNALRLAMAAEVILWHSFAVTGGVLPSAHIRQLLFGVGVDGFFAISGFLITASWLNNPKIRDYVVHRALRILPGLYVCLAVTAFVVAPIGVAMQGGPATRLLLSRAPFEYVVDNAAVAVLKFDVGGTPTGVPIVGMWNGSLWTLIYEVLCYAGVAVLGLVGLAARRWTAAVVLAVAVAVAACLPPMTFPGIWSNEQCIARFAIVFAAGALVYQWKDAIPARWSLVVVCVGIVMLTGLLPDYRLVGAVPLAYAVIVSGALIHNRYLRLPTDLSYGVYIYAFPVQQLLVICGLVGTNPFVFAVIATIATLPLAAASWFMVEKPALSLKSRFKKKPVGAELSEASRT encoded by the coding sequence ATGAAGCTCGGACAAGTATTCGATCCGCGAAGCAATGCACTGAACGCGTTGCGGCTGGCCATGGCCGCCGAAGTGATCCTTTGGCATTCGTTCGCCGTCACCGGTGGCGTGCTGCCGTCCGCGCACATACGGCAATTGCTGTTCGGGGTGGGCGTCGACGGGTTCTTTGCGATCTCGGGCTTCCTGATCACCGCGAGCTGGCTTAACAACCCGAAAATCCGGGACTATGTCGTCCATCGCGCTCTTCGTATTCTCCCCGGGCTCTACGTCTGCCTGGCGGTGACCGCGTTTGTCGTCGCGCCGATCGGTGTGGCGATGCAGGGTGGACCGGCGACCAGGCTGCTGCTGTCCAGGGCGCCGTTCGAGTACGTGGTGGACAACGCGGCCGTAGCGGTGCTCAAGTTCGATGTCGGTGGAACCCCGACCGGAGTCCCGATTGTGGGGATGTGGAACGGATCACTGTGGACCCTCATTTACGAGGTGCTGTGCTACGCCGGCGTGGCCGTCCTCGGGCTAGTGGGACTGGCCGCCCGCCGCTGGACTGCCGCGGTGGTGTTGGCAGTGGCAGTGGCAGTCGCTGCGTGCTTGCCGCCCATGACGTTTCCCGGGATCTGGAGCAACGAGCAATGCATCGCGCGCTTCGCCATCGTGTTCGCCGCCGGCGCCCTGGTGTATCAGTGGAAGGACGCGATTCCCGCTCGATGGTCACTCGTCGTCGTGTGCGTGGGCATCGTTATGCTGACCGGCCTGCTACCTGACTACCGGCTTGTCGGCGCCGTTCCGTTGGCATACGCCGTCATCGTCTCCGGCGCGCTGATCCACAACAGGTACTTGCGGTTGCCGACGGATCTGTCCTACGGCGTCTACATTTACGCCTTCCCTGTCCAGCAGTTGCTCGTCATCTGCGGGCTGGTCGGTACGAATCCCTTTGTGTTCGCCGTCATTGCGACGATCGCTACCCTGCCGCTGGCCGCTGCGAGCTGGTTCATGGTCGAAAAGCCGGCGCTGTCCCTGAAATCTCGATTCAAGAAGAAGCCGGTTGGCGCCGAGCTCTCCGAAGCCAGCCGAACCTGA
- a CDS encoding LLM class F420-dependent oxidoreductase — MNDAAELKPNLGRYGAWLPTRSITPELAAEIEALGYSAAWIGGSPDADLAWVEPALAQTNSLQLATGIVNIWTAAATPVAESFKRIESAYPGRFLLGIGVGHPEHTQEYVKPYAALVGYLDALDEAMVPTSRRVLAALGPKVLALSAERSAGAHPYLTTPEHTARAREQLGNSVFLAPEHKVVLTTDRDKAREAGRQIVQHYLGLSNYVNNWLRLGFTENDVRAPGSDRLIDAVVAYGTPEAIVKRLAEHLDAGADHVAIQVLGGYDDETLLPSLRALAEPLGLTPTS; from the coding sequence ATGAATGACGCCGCAGAACTGAAGCCCAACCTCGGCCGCTACGGCGCCTGGCTGCCCACCCGATCCATCACACCCGAGCTGGCCGCCGAGATCGAAGCCCTCGGGTATTCGGCGGCCTGGATCGGCGGATCACCGGACGCCGATCTGGCCTGGGTGGAACCGGCACTGGCGCAGACCAATTCGCTGCAGCTGGCCACGGGCATCGTCAACATCTGGACGGCGGCGGCCACACCCGTCGCCGAGTCGTTCAAGCGCATCGAAAGTGCTTACCCTGGAAGATTTTTGCTCGGTATCGGGGTGGGCCACCCCGAGCACACCCAGGAGTATGTCAAGCCCTACGCCGCGCTGGTCGGCTATCTCGATGCCCTCGACGAGGCGATGGTGCCGACCAGCCGGCGGGTGCTCGCCGCGCTCGGGCCCAAGGTGTTGGCGTTGTCCGCGGAACGCAGCGCCGGTGCGCACCCGTACCTGACCACGCCGGAGCACACGGCCAGGGCGCGCGAACAGCTCGGCAATTCGGTGTTCCTGGCCCCGGAGCACAAGGTGGTGCTGACCACCGACCGCGACAAGGCACGCGAGGCCGGCCGCCAGATCGTCCAGCACTATCTGGGGCTGAGCAACTACGTCAACAACTGGCTGCGGCTGGGATTCACCGAGAACGACGTGCGCGCGCCGGGCAGCGACCGGCTGATCGACGCGGTGGTCGCCTACGGCACCCCGGAGGCCATCGTGAAGCGCCTGGCCGAGCACCTCGACGCCGGCGCCGACCACGTAGCCATCCAGGTGCTGGGGGGGTACGACGACGAGACCCTGTTGCCCTCGCTGCGGGCGCTGGCCGAGCCGCTTGGCCTAACCCCCACAAGCTGA
- the rfbB gene encoding dTDP-glucose 4,6-dehydratase: MRLLVTGGAGFIGANFVHSTVRERPDVSVTVLDALTYAGRRESLADVETAIRLVEGDICDAELVSQLIAESDAVVHFAAESHVDNALDNPEPFLHTNVVGTYTILEAVRRRGVRLHHISTDEVYGDLELDDPQRFTESTPYNPSSPYSATKAAADMLVRAWVRSYGVRATLSNCSNNYGPYQHIEKFIPRQITNVLTGRRCKLYGAGANVRDWIHVDDHNSAVWQILDKGQIGRTYLISAEGERDNLTVLRTLLSLMGRDQDDFDHVTDRVGHDLRYAIDPSLLYDELHWAPKHTDFEEGLRETIDWYRANESWWRPLKDASEARYEQRGQ; this comes from the coding sequence ATGCGGCTGCTGGTCACTGGTGGTGCCGGTTTCATCGGCGCGAATTTCGTGCACAGCACCGTGCGCGAACGTCCCGACGTTTCAGTGACGGTGCTGGACGCCCTGACGTACGCCGGCCGGCGCGAATCGCTGGCCGACGTCGAGACCGCCATCAGGCTGGTCGAGGGCGACATCTGCGACGCCGAGCTGGTGTCCCAGCTGATCGCCGAGTCCGACGCGGTGGTGCACTTCGCCGCGGAGAGCCACGTCGACAACGCGCTGGACAACCCCGAGCCGTTTCTGCACACCAACGTCGTCGGCACGTACACGATCCTGGAAGCGGTACGGCGTCGCGGGGTGCGGCTGCACCACATCTCGACCGACGAGGTCTACGGCGATCTGGAACTCGACGACCCGCAGCGCTTCACCGAGTCGACGCCCTACAATCCGTCGAGCCCCTACTCGGCGACCAAGGCCGCTGCCGACATGCTGGTCCGGGCGTGGGTGCGCTCCTACGGCGTGCGCGCGACGCTGTCCAATTGCTCGAACAACTACGGGCCGTATCAGCACATCGAGAAGTTCATCCCGCGCCAGATCACCAATGTGCTGACCGGCAGACGGTGCAAGCTGTACGGCGCCGGCGCCAACGTCCGCGACTGGATCCACGTCGACGACCACAACAGCGCGGTCTGGCAGATCCTGGACAAGGGCCAGATCGGTCGGACCTACCTGATCTCCGCCGAGGGCGAGCGCGACAACCTGACCGTGCTGCGCACGCTGCTTTCGCTGATGGGTCGCGACCAAGACGACTTCGACCACGTCACCGACCGCGTCGGCCACGACCTGCGCTACGCCATCGACCCGTCGCTGTTGTATGACGAATTGCACTGGGCGCCAAAGCACACCGACTTCGAAGAGGGATTACGGGAAACCATCGACTGGTATCGGGCAAACGAATCCTGGTGGCGTCCGCTGAAGGACGCATCGGAAGCCCGCTACGAACAACGGGGGCAGTGA
- a CDS encoding LLM class F420-dependent oxidoreductase, with protein sequence MTDAAASKPNLGRFGSFGRGVTPQQAKEIEALGYGAVWVGGSPPAELAWVEPILDATSTLQVATGIVNIWTAPANEVAESFHRIDKAYPDRFLLGIGVGHREVISEYRKPYDALVEYLDALDEYGVPAHRRVVAALGPRVLQLSAQRSAGAHPYLTTPEHTAHARELIGPSAFLAPEHKVVLTTPDKKGADEARAVGRKALDMYFNLANYRNNWKRSGFGEDEVVRPGSDRLVDAVVAYGTPDAIAARLSQHLEAGADHVPVQVLTKDENLVSALAELAGPLGLNRS encoded by the coding sequence ATGACCGATGCAGCTGCAAGCAAGCCCAATCTTGGCCGGTTCGGATCGTTCGGACGTGGCGTAACGCCACAGCAGGCAAAAGAAATCGAGGCACTGGGCTACGGGGCCGTCTGGGTAGGCGGCTCACCGCCCGCGGAGCTGGCTTGGGTGGAGCCCATCCTGGACGCGACGAGCACGTTGCAGGTGGCCACCGGCATCGTGAACATTTGGACCGCGCCCGCCAACGAGGTCGCCGAGTCGTTCCATCGGATCGACAAGGCCTACCCCGATCGTTTTCTGCTCGGCATCGGCGTCGGCCACCGCGAGGTGATCAGCGAATATCGAAAGCCCTACGACGCGCTGGTCGAGTACCTGGACGCACTCGACGAGTACGGCGTGCCCGCCCATCGCCGGGTGGTCGCCGCCCTGGGCCCACGGGTGCTGCAGCTGTCGGCGCAACGCAGCGCCGGCGCGCACCCGTATCTGACGACGCCGGAGCACACCGCACACGCGCGCGAGCTGATCGGGCCGTCGGCGTTCTTGGCACCCGAGCACAAGGTGGTGCTGACCACCCCGGACAAGAAGGGCGCCGACGAGGCCCGCGCGGTCGGACGCAAGGCCCTGGACATGTACTTCAACCTGGCCAACTACCGCAACAACTGGAAGCGGTCGGGCTTCGGCGAGGACGAGGTAGTCCGTCCGGGCAGCGACCGCCTCGTCGACGCGGTAGTGGCCTACGGCACTCCCGACGCGATCGCCGCACGCCTTAGCCAGCACCTGGAGGCAGGGGCCGACCACGTGCCCGTGCAGGTCCTCACCAAAGATGAAAACCTGGTCTCGGCTTTGGCTGAACTGGCGGGGCCGCTCGGACTGAACCGCTCGTAA
- the rfbC gene encoding dTDP-4-dehydrorhamnose 3,5-epimerase, translating to MEVRELKVPGAWEITPRIHGDSRGVFFEWLKNTDFGSFAGHRLNVQQANCSVSAAGVLRGLHFAQLPPSQAKYVTCVRGSVFDVVVDIRVGSPTFGQWDSVLLDDQDRRTIYISEGLGHAFLALQDNSTVMYLCSAEYNPQREHTICATDPALDIDWPLVDGAAPSLSDRDAAAPSFDEVRAAGLLPTWDEAQTFAAQLRGTS from the coding sequence ATGGAAGTTCGCGAACTCAAGGTGCCCGGCGCGTGGGAAATCACCCCGAGAATCCACGGGGATTCGCGCGGCGTGTTCTTCGAATGGCTGAAAAACACCGATTTCGGCTCGTTCGCCGGTCATCGGCTGAATGTGCAGCAGGCCAATTGCTCGGTATCGGCCGCCGGGGTGCTGCGCGGGCTGCACTTCGCCCAGCTCCCACCCAGCCAGGCCAAATACGTGACCTGCGTGCGTGGTTCGGTGTTCGACGTGGTGGTCGACATTCGGGTCGGCTCACCGACATTCGGCCAGTGGGACTCGGTACTGCTCGACGACCAGGACCGGCGCACGATCTACATCTCCGAAGGCCTCGGGCACGCTTTCCTTGCGCTGCAAGATAATTCGACGGTGATGTACCTGTGCTCGGCGGAATACAACCCGCAGCGCGAGCACACCATCTGCGCCACCGACCCGGCCCTGGACATCGACTGGCCGCTGGTCGATGGTGCCGCCCCGAGTTTGTCCGACCGCGACGCCGCCGCCCCCAGCTTCGACGAGGTGCGGGCCGCCGGCCTGCTGCCCACTTGGGACGAGGCGCAGACGTTTGCCGCACAGCTGCGCGGTACGTCCTGA
- a CDS encoding ATP-binding protein has product MTANTPCEPDELRSLFLFEALTDEQLAVLCSNGCIQEYQPGPICVEGEPATCFYVLIDGELAMSKLSGGQDIETVRTSQRGVYAGAWRAFTGGKQKTYDASVHVTKPSRFFVMDAPVFAQFMRDQFPMAVHLLDGIAVGTDRTRRIIDNREKLLALGRLSAGLTHQLNNPAAAISRAAADLRERVANMRHKLAMLADGTITPEALSALVRLQERVAEQVAKSATQHLSALESSDREDAIGDWLEEHGIDGGWDIAPTLVEGGVDTDWLERISTVAEELASATLEQAVRWINYTIESELLMNQILEASKRISALVADAKQYSQLDRAPFQVANVHDLLHSTLVMFADRLTKDGGKDAGKEAKTINLVKEWDRSLPEIPCYPGDLNQVWTNIIDNAIAAMRDQGGTLTIRTCRYNDNMARVEICDTGPGVPADIREHIFEPFFTTKPFGEGTGLGLDLAFNIVVKKHRGDLRVESVPGDTRFIVLLPLEMPIADVAAVDDDEVDDADPE; this is encoded by the coding sequence ATGACCGCCAATACGCCGTGTGAGCCCGACGAGCTGCGCTCCCTGTTCCTGTTCGAGGCGCTGACGGACGAACAGCTCGCGGTGCTGTGCTCCAACGGGTGTATCCAGGAGTACCAGCCGGGGCCGATCTGCGTGGAAGGCGAACCGGCGACCTGCTTCTACGTGCTGATCGACGGCGAGTTGGCGATGTCGAAGCTGTCCGGCGGGCAGGACATCGAGACGGTCCGCACCTCGCAACGCGGCGTGTATGCCGGGGCCTGGCGGGCGTTCACCGGCGGGAAGCAGAAGACCTACGACGCCTCGGTCCACGTGACCAAGCCGTCGCGGTTTTTCGTGATGGACGCGCCCGTCTTCGCCCAGTTCATGCGCGACCAGTTCCCGATGGCGGTGCACCTGCTCGACGGCATCGCGGTGGGCACCGACCGAACCCGCCGCATCATCGACAACCGGGAGAAGCTGCTGGCGTTGGGCCGGCTGTCCGCCGGGTTGACCCATCAGCTGAACAACCCGGCCGCGGCGATCTCGCGGGCCGCGGCGGATCTGCGCGAACGCGTGGCCAACATGCGTCACAAGCTCGCGATGCTCGCCGACGGCACCATCACGCCCGAGGCGTTGAGCGCCCTGGTGCGCCTGCAGGAGCGGGTTGCCGAGCAGGTCGCCAAATCGGCGACGCAGCACCTGAGCGCGCTGGAGAGCTCCGACCGCGAGGATGCCATCGGCGACTGGCTGGAGGAGCACGGCATCGACGGCGGCTGGGACATCGCGCCGACGCTCGTCGAGGGCGGCGTCGACACCGATTGGCTGGAGCGGATTTCCACGGTCGCCGAGGAACTCGCGTCGGCAACCTTGGAGCAGGCGGTCCGATGGATCAACTACACCATCGAGAGCGAACTGCTGATGAACCAGATTCTGGAAGCCAGCAAGCGGATTTCGGCGCTGGTCGCCGACGCCAAGCAGTACTCGCAACTGGATCGGGCGCCGTTCCAGGTGGCCAACGTGCACGACCTGCTGCACAGCACGCTGGTGATGTTCGCCGATCGGTTGACCAAGGACGGCGGCAAGGACGCCGGCAAGGAAGCCAAGACCATCAACCTGGTGAAGGAGTGGGATCGCTCTCTGCCCGAAATCCCTTGCTACCCAGGCGATCTCAACCAGGTATGGACCAACATCATCGACAACGCGATCGCCGCGATGCGCGATCAGGGCGGCACGCTGACCATCCGCACCTGCCGCTACAACGACAACATGGCCCGGGTCGAAATCTGTGACACCGGGCCGGGTGTCCCCGCCGATATCCGCGAGCACATCTTCGAGCCGTTCTTCACCACCAAACCGTTCGGCGAAGGCACCGGCCTCGGGCTGGACCTCGCGTTCAACATCGTCGTCAAGAAACATCGCGGCGATCTGCGGGTGGAATCGGTGCCGGGCGACACCCGGTTCATCGTGTTGCTGCCGCTGGAGATGCCCATCGCCGACGTCGCCGCCGTGGATGACGACGAGGTGGACGACGCCGACCCGGAATAA
- a CDS encoding acyltransferase family protein codes for MKLAEVFDPRCNALNLFRLGLAAEVMLFHSWPITGHMPPRAALQLMFAVGVDGFFAISGFLITASWLRDPRVRDYLTARALRILPGLYVCLIVTAFVFAPLSVAVQGGSAAKLLQSSAPYEYVLKNATLISVLQFDVAGTPRDIPSPGAWNASLWSLIWEVLCYITIAVIGIVGLANRRWISPALLVVAVIGAALLPPLTFPGAWTIPQLAARSAIMFASGAIMYQWRDVIPARWSLVAVSVIIVVAASVLLPDYRLVAALPLAYAVITAGSLLRKKRLTLRTDISYGVYIYAFPTQQLLAVLGLSFLNPMLFFVVAFLATLPLAAMSWFWVEKPAMALKSRLKRKWGAPASLGADGTPAATAADQPTSDVQGAV; via the coding sequence ATGAAGCTAGCGGAGGTGTTCGATCCCCGATGTAACGCATTGAACCTGTTTCGACTAGGGCTGGCCGCCGAGGTCATGTTGTTTCACTCCTGGCCGATCACGGGTCACATGCCGCCACGCGCGGCACTGCAGCTGATGTTCGCGGTGGGCGTCGATGGGTTCTTCGCGATCTCGGGATTCTTGATCACCGCAAGTTGGCTCCGCGATCCCCGAGTGCGCGATTACCTGACCGCTCGGGCGCTGCGCATCCTGCCGGGGCTGTACGTCTGCCTGATCGTCACTGCGTTCGTGTTCGCGCCGCTGAGCGTGGCGGTGCAGGGCGGTTCGGCGGCGAAACTGCTGCAGTCCAGCGCGCCATACGAATACGTCCTGAAAAACGCCACCCTGATATCGGTGCTTCAGTTCGACGTCGCCGGGACACCGCGCGATATCCCATCCCCGGGAGCCTGGAACGCTTCGCTGTGGTCCCTGATCTGGGAAGTGCTGTGCTACATCACCATTGCCGTGATCGGCATCGTCGGCCTGGCCAATCGGCGTTGGATTTCGCCGGCGCTCCTGGTGGTCGCGGTGATTGGCGCGGCATTGTTGCCGCCACTGACATTCCCGGGGGCCTGGACCATCCCACAGCTCGCCGCGCGCTCGGCCATCATGTTTGCCAGCGGCGCCATCATGTACCAATGGCGCGACGTGATTCCCGCTCGGTGGTCACTCGTCGCGGTCAGCGTGATCATCGTCGTCGCCGCTTCCGTTCTGCTGCCCGACTACCGGCTGGTGGCGGCCCTTCCGCTGGCCTATGCCGTGATCACCGCGGGTTCGCTGCTTCGCAAGAAACGCCTGACGCTGCGCACGGACATCTCCTACGGCGTCTACATTTACGCGTTCCCGACTCAGCAGTTACTTGCCGTCTTGGGGCTGAGCTTCCTAAATCCGATGCTGTTCTTCGTCGTTGCGTTCCTGGCCACCCTTCCGCTGGCGGCGATGAGCTGGTTCTGGGTAGAGAAGCCCGCGATGGCGCTGAAGTCTCGTCTCAAACGGAAGTGGGGTGCGCCGGCAAGCCTCGGCGCCGACGGCACACCCGCGGCCACGGCCGCCGACCAGCCGACTTCTGACGTTCAGGGCGCGGTGTAG